The DNA region GCAGTCTTACATGCAGAATAAAAAGCAGGTTAGGTATCTGATGATACTGATTTAACAAGCCAAATTGAAATCCCTGAACGCTCCTTTCAATAGGTTGCATTCAGAAACACTCACTCTGAGCACACTGGTACAAACTGCACAGCAGTTAACATAATTTAACGAAGCAGCAAACGGTCTAAAAGAAAGACGTGTCACACTGGCTGGAGTAATAATACAATGGAAACTAAGTCTGAGCAGGCTGCTCGAACATTGTTGTGTCTTTGAGACTACATCAGGCATGTGATCCTACCTGTTCTCAGCAGAGAGCTCTTGCCAAAGGCCAAATACATCTTCAGGTATTCTGGAAAAATCTGAGTGATGTAATGCGTATTGTGTTTTATTCTAGCTTCCTCAGCGTCCCATCTCAGTTTGGTGATGACAGCCTGTTGTTTCGGGGTGATCCATGTCAAAGTCTTCATGTCCAAAGATATGAAGTCTTCTCCATCATAACCATACTGCAGAAAACCATTAACCTCCCCAGTCTCATCATCCCACTCACAGCCAATTGTTCTCTGTAAAATGCTGATACCTgcgagacagaaacagagaataACATTAACAGTTATGATCTGGATAAGGCTGGTCTCTCGTGGAACCCCTCCCTGAGGCTCTTTTTACAAACCAATAAAGAAAACTTAATAATTTCCAATTGATTTTCTATGTACTGCTTTCATCTATAGCGTtctcatttatttctgtatttaccAAGTCTTGAAGAGCCAGGAGGAGTATCTCCTCTCTGAAATTGCATCCCCTGCTTCTCAGGGGATGCATAAAAGTAATcaattaagtttcattttcaataaCGATAACAGCACTAACAACTGACATGAAAATCTATATaggtacatacaggtttgtTTGTATAGTATACAGGATTTACCCCAGTATAAAGTAGTAGACTTTTACCAGAATGCAGAAGATTTCAGcagtaaaatgtgaaatataacataaatgaataatgtaCCTTCGCTTTGGTTGAAGCGTTGTTTGAAATGATCAAGCCTGGATTTGAAAAAGCTCGGCTGATGATCGAAACACTCTTGATTGTACCACTGCAACTGCTGAGGATTATTTTTCAGCAGTTGTCTCATCCAGTTCTGCTTTAGTTGTAGTTTCATGGTTTTGGTGTCACAGGAGCCTATCATCATTTCATCAACAAATGCAACACCCATAACTTTGGGGAAGTTTGGGACTCCAGAGGATCCAGCTACGAAAAACTTCAGGGAGTGTTTCACTGCAAGACAAACAAGGTTCATACAGTCAGTATAAATattaacatgtatttattatcaCACTCAGCTGGCAGTAgtggacaaagtacacaactcaaagtcaaagtacagatactcctgGTAGGTTACTACaccagtaaaagtgaaagttgcaGTCAATCTATCACTTGAGTTTAAGTACTGAagtatttgctttaaaaatacttaagtaatcAAAAAGCTTAGAATGGAGGCAAACCTGCAATATGAGAAATCATCAGCACTACAGCATCAGACTCAAGTGATGTAAGTAACGTGAGGACTGCAGGGACTGGGAGGCTACTAATtttaagttacataaactactggTAAAATAAAGGTGAACAAAATActgtcatgtttaaaaaagtataacgttaaaaagtactgttatagtaacattaaataaaatattgctgtaaaaaaataaatcaaagcgaaacccatggtgctttttttttgaaggacCCAGCACATCTTGGGtcggaagtgttgatgttttttgccatacttgcATTATTATCTGCACAATAATACACCACGCAGCCTCTGTGTGAAAGAATGTGCTTAGTGCTGCTTAGTGATGATCCACAGCAGTTCACCCAAACCACCTCAGGTGAACTTAAAATACCAGGTAAAGTTCAGGTGGACAGGTCATAGCAGCAGAAATAAGATGATACTTTAGACATAATCACATAAAAGATAAGTGAGTAGCTACTTGCCCTCTCCTATatatgtacttaaaaaaaaacaacaacagaaaattaGTATTACATTGTGATTTTTACTGGAAATTACATCAAACATAGCCAACAGGTGTGTTACTACCAGAAGCTCCAAGCAGTGTGTCAGGCTGAATAGTgtgtccttttaaaaaaataattaaaaaaaaattccagatgACCTTTGTTTTACTAAATTTCTCTgtccacacaaaaacacagaaaacatccCCAAACGCTcaacatatttatattatatatttttgagttaaaaaatgactatatattgcaaaatcaagctttaaagaaaaacattaatattttttttttttactttcagtcctaataataaatatcaagtATTAACTAATTTCCAGaaattaaaccttttaaatgccaggtttttgtcattataccactgtgtttttagataaacaaaacaaacaaacaaaaaccccacaaaaaatgaattattttcaatatactacatgcaaagtagttttttttatcacagtgtGGGACATGTcaataattagcagcaacactgatttctataaattattatttgttatttatttatttgttataagccaaatatgtttttttttacaaaagacacaaaacaaaagggAAGAGTAAATCATGCCTAGCTACAAGTTTACAGATggacaaaagccaaaaaatggtGCCTAACATTTCACCAGAATGCGGGAAATTGTGTGCTCGAGAAATCCTCAGACTCCCGACTTATGTATTCCCCTCGGCTCTCACATAAGATACACACATTATCACACTCATcgtcaatattttgtttttactatcaTTAATTTTGGTGGATGAAGCTGAAGTGAAAGTGAAGCTACATGACTGGGGTGTCCTGGAGCTACGCAGGAATTAAATACATAGAACAGCGTGAACAGTCATATCAGTGATCTTACCTGAAGATGAGACCTGACAGAAGAGAAGCAACAGAAGTAGCCGTTCCATCGTGTTtgaactaaaataataatagtaataacaaaaGAGTCGGTACAGGACGGCTGCTCACCCTGTTGTTGACTTTGTTGTGTGGAGGGAGGcgtgtctgtctctgctctgacTCACCTAGGGACTGAACGAAATTTATGGCTGCGGGGAAGAGGTGGATTTTATCTATCTAACCATTTATCGATCTATAACCTCTGCAGAACTGAGATCAACAAACCTGTTATCATAACAGTGGATCCAAGACCTAATTACAAAGAAAGTCTAAATAGGAAGTGCAAAGTCAGAAGTGACTTGCCACgaaactaaaatacaaaagtacaaatctgaataaaaatccTCATAATTGGACCGTATGAGGATCACAGCAAGAAATATTGACCATcctcacaatgtttttttctctgaataaGCAAGGCAgaataaatacttttatataTGTGCTTGCCCATACTACATTACCATAACATATGAATTAATAAATCATAGAGTAATATATATAgattagtagatttttttacattaaaagtcattttattttaaagtttttttcagttagGCTGATCATCTGTGATTACAAGAACTTAACATTGTAAATGTGTCCAAGCACATTATTAGCAACAAGAATCAAGTGAAGATGACGGTGGTGGATGGTGGTTTTGAGGCTTGAAGACTGCATAAGCAGTCTTTTTAAGGTAAAGGATTGAGTTACTGTTTTAAACCAGATATCCATCCAATCTAAAACATAGATCATGAGTCATCACCTATGTTCATCtttatttgatatatatatatatatgctaatCATCACCAAAGACAACAAATCACATGACTGATTGACATAAATTTGATATCTGAAGACCCAAGAAGTCCCACAGTAACAActgttcttttctctttcttgttttatgtctttggaCTCTGCTAGCTTATGTATACTCTTCTAATCTTTACTGAATAGCTGTAATGAGAAACTTGCTTttgtattatatacagtatgtttggtccaaacatacagtatatgtttgTAAATTTTTCAGCCAGTATTGTGATAAAATCTTGGTTCCGGTTATTTCCTATAACCACACGGGATTACTTGACTGAGAATTGtaatatatcctttatttaaccaggtattctttgagatttaaaatctattttctaAGGTGGCATGTCCAAGAGTGCAGCTTAAAACAAGGTTACgacaataaatacagacacacaaatacaactaTCAAACAATATAAAGAGGGGGCACAACCCTccgttaaaatgcaaaacagaacAATCAAATAcatagaaatgtgcaaatgtcGATTTCAGCTGACCAGGAGTGCTATTTTCTCAATCTTTTAAAAGTGACATAGTGATCAGCTCAGACATTTTCAGGTCTTTCCGTAAGTTATTCAAAGTATAGAGGAGGCGGCAAatttaagagctttttttttgccaagttttgtGCGTACCTCGAGGATCGAACATAAAGAGAATACTGTGAGAGCGCAGTCCATACTGATTCTGGTTTTGTCACATATGTGAACACAAATAAGAGAGAACCAGCccaaatatattaatatatagagtaatatatatcattattattcattatgccaatatataaatattagcTGCTTgtaaacagttttttcttttttacactcTAAGAATTCACAATTTACCAAAGAGAGCATTAGAGAATAATATATCAGAATGTTCATCCGGTTTTCAGTCCATAGTTGTCAAATATCAACACTTTTGctgtgcttttggcgtaagactTCCACGCCAAACCTTTTGTGTCCGcacggctggacagaaccagacGCGCGGCATCAGCTGACAACACAGCCAGACTGAACCTGTCATGTCCACATGATACGGCAGCGAACGGCGTCgagttgaaacactgccagtaacaatgtaagGAGCCTGAAGTGCAGAAGCggcagtggatggatccaacaaacccggGATTTCGATCACTTCTGGTCTGAATGTGacgtttttttctacaccttatgATGATGAGCGTCTTTTGCATAAACCTAATCTAACTCTGCAGCAGactgtgcatttgttgacatcccccGCATCGGTACCGTCTACTTTTGTTGgctaaacataaccaagtgcagtgtaatcccaccatgcacttgtgttgacatcacggtagtgaCATCCtgcaacatcaacagcagacgcagaacgATACCTAGAGCGCAATATGTAGACAAGACGGAAAGTGTTGGTCAGTACATGACAGCTAGCTCCAGGAGGAGCGACAGAGGGACTGTGCACTGTCTGCACAGTGTCGTGACATGATGAAGTACTCACTGTGATCAGTTCAGAGCTGCGTCTATGACTGAAGAGGGTGGAAGAGGTGGAAGATCTAAAgccatacaaaaaaaagaggcagcagTTGAATTTATCCACCTCACAAGCTTATGGGATTTTAATCTCTCTTTGCTATTTGAGATTAGTTGGATGTGCTAAGtatgaaaattgaaaattgaaagttgattttttttgtgcaaacacaaaattacaaacaatgCCGCATTtgcatgattattattttttgattcaATAAAAAATGAGCAAGGAAAAAGTCCTACTGTCCTTTAATGAGTACTTTCTAATAGATAGGGGTCTTAGCTTGTTACTGTTGCTAAAACTGGTCAGATTTGTATGACACTACAGCATAAATAAACAGCTAATCAGGTTTTGTATCTTGTATCTTATGTTGGTTTTACATTGTATTGTGGTCTTGCAACCACTAGATGGAGTTTAAAGTGAATGAGGTGGAGACATTGGAGATGTCTTAAACTAATAATTGTGATTATTTCCATAAAGGGAGAAGGACAGACAGATAATCTGACACAATACTTACAGTTTGCTCTTCTGAATCCTGAAATACAGATGAATACAGAAGtagttaaaaatttaaaatcaactaagaataaaaaaacaacattcatttcattgatttctgctgttattttaaaagGTACAAAAGTAGCTCTCAGTACAGAAGCTAAATTTTCCGGTGCTGTATTTTTCCGTTCAGCCATTTACAGTGAAACAGTGGAGTTAAAATTGATTTGTTATTAGTGAAAAGATGCTTTCTCCTTGCCTTTATTATTGTTCCTTCTCCAGATGAAGAGTCCAGTGAtgcagactgtcagcagcagcagtccaaCAACGACTCCGACAACAGCGGGAAACTCTGAGGGAGAAACTGGAACCACAACAGAACATTCACCTTTATTTGTCTCGATCACTGGATGGACCTGATGGTGCAGTCACTTACCCCAGTTAGTCCTGATCGCTGCTTTGTCCAGTTTGGTGATGATGTCGTCCTTCACACCAGAGAGATGAAACACACACTCGTACCTGCTCCAGTCTTCAGGTGTGACTGATGAAACGTTCAGGTCGACGCTCATCTGGAAGGATCCATCGTGGTTGGGGAGGATCTCTCCGAGGTCCACGTCCTCATGAATCTCCTCTCCGTCTTTCCTCCAGAACATCATGGCTCTGTCGGGGTAGAAACCTGTAGCGTGGCAGCTGACTGGAGAGGACGGAGACTTCTGGAGGAGAGACACTGAGGGAcgctctgcagagagagagagagaaataaaatcaaaacttaCCTTCACAGGAAATTACAATTGTGAAGTGAATAATCTGAGGACAAAATCTACAGACCTACTTACACCaacctgaaaatatttaaatccatAACTGAACCAATTTCACTATGATAATGAAGTTTAAGGCCTCCTGACAATAAGTACCCTGCACGCTGAAATGTGTACATGGATGACGTCGACAGAATaaccaaaaacaatgaatgcCAATCTTAATTGCAACAATTCCAACTTTTAATTAGGATCCAAAAGAATCATTCAATCATGTTTAACCCTATGAGgccagctttttatttttttaagaaggtGGCGCTCAGAGGTTCGTCCCCTAAGCAAAAGGTTGGTGGTTTAATGTCATGTCAAAGTATGCTTGGGCACGATACTGGatcccaaattgctcctgatggccgTTCTGttggtgtgtaaatgtgtatgaatggttaaaaactgagtagcaagtggcaccttgtacagtagcctcggccaccagtgtgtgaatgggtgtgtAAATGTGACccgtagtgtgaaagcgctttgagcgGTCGAacgactagaaaagtgctatacaagtgcaggtccatttaccgtTTAATATCTATGCAGACTTCAGTGTCGGAGCTTGCTAATGTTAGCCCGCAAAGCACATGTAGCTGCCCGGTTATGAAGCAGTGATCTTTGACGACTTGTTGATAGATTTATAGGGTGAAACTTCAACTGTGAACACATCGCAAGCGTCTATCAACTTTATTATCATAGAGGCATTAGACTGTTTGCAGTGATAATGCGATGGAAGTTCGGTCTGAGCAGGCTGCATAGATGTATGATCATGTGATCTTACCTGTTCTCAGCAGAGAGCTCTTTCCTACAGCCAAATACATCTTCAGCCATTCAGGTATCATCTGATTGAGGTTATGGTCATTGTATGTCATTCTAGCTTCATCAGCATCCCATTTCAGTTTGGTACTGACAGCCCATGGTTTCGGAGCGATCCACATCCATGTCTTCAGGTCCAATGCTAGAAAGTCTTCTCCATTGTAGCCGAACTGATTAAAACCAGTCGTCTCTCCAGTCTCATCGTCCCACTCGCAGCCAAAATACTGCTGTAAAATATGGACatctgagagacagagactgtaATGAATAATGATGTACAGAAGATATCTCAAGATcatcttaaaaattaaaagtgatgCACAGCTGTTCTCCAAGGTTTGTGGTGTGCTCGTGATCAAGAGCAAAAAATGAGTGCAGTTTTTCTTAATATGAGTGAGATAAACATTTCTATGTTTAAACATCACAGTGGTGGCTATTCTGTGAAGTCATGGATGACTGCTGATCGCAGGCAGTGTGTTCTTGTGCTCTGTGCACATCGAGCGGTTTTATACACTGACACCTGTTTGACACCTGATGCAGTCCTAGCTCTAAATACCTGGCAGATGTGCACACATGAATGCATGTACATGTTCATAATAAACACAATTTCTGTTATCCAAACAATATATGCATTAGGTTTTAGGAATAAGatataaaatgcaacatatgaAAATACTGTACCTTCAGTTTGGTTGTAGCGCTGGCTGAAATTGTCAATCGTAGCTTTGAAGAAGTGCGGCTGAACCTCAAGACACTCATGAGTGTACCGCTCGAAGTGCTGCGGGTAGTTTTCGTTAATCTTTTTTCCCCAGTCCTGTTTTGGCTCTACCATGTTTATGTTGCTGTCGCAGTAAGCCACCAGAACGTCATCGACCAATATAGCACCCAAAAGCTCTGGGAAGTTTGGGACTCCAGAAGATGCAGTTAAGAAATACCTCAGGGAGTGTTTCACTGCAAAATAAGCAATGgttataaaatcattataaaatgTACACACATGATCATCCAAACACTCATCATTAATATGATGTATTCAGTAAGACCCTGCTAAACATAGAGTATTATCAAGCTGAAGTAGGGCTGTGCGATAAATCGAGTTTATCACTTAATTTGTAGTTTaggttaattttaaaaaatgaaaacctgcATTTTCTCTTTATCTTCCTCCGCCGATCCCTTTGGATTTTTGTACTTCATAGTATGGCAAGTAATAGGTTTGTCCGAGCCTGTTCAGTCCTGTGCAGAGCTGATCACCGGCGATCGACAAGCAATGCATGCTGGTTAGCTCGACTCGCTCTGACGTCATGCAAAAGCGGACGGTGATAATCTCGCAACATCGAAGATTTTAGAGCTCTCAGCTGATCGAACAGCTGATTGGTTCAGATGTCAATTCATC from Plectropomus leopardus isolate mb chromosome 18, YSFRI_Pleo_2.0, whole genome shotgun sequence includes:
- the LOC121957484 gene encoding major histocompatibility complex class I-related gene protein-like is translated as MERLLLLLLFCQVSSSVKHSLKFFVAGSSGVPNFPKVMGVAFVDEMMIGSCDTKTMKLQLKQNWMRQLLKNNPQQLQWYNQECFDHQPSFFKSRLDHFKQRFNQSEGISILQRTIGCEWDDETGEVNGFLQYGYDGEDFISLDMKTLTWITPKQQAVITKLRWDAEEARIKHNTHYITQIFPEYLKMYLAFGKSSLLRTDLPSVSLLQRSPSSPISCHATGFYPNRAVMFWRKDGEEIHEDVDLGEILPNHDGSFQMSADLDLSSVTPEDWSRYECVFRLSGVKDDIITKLDKAAIRTNWEKPANMNIYLYAAMVALALVFITTTGFILYKRKKAPHNSNEVCEKLNPDT
- the LOC121957483 gene encoding major histocompatibility complex class I-related gene protein-like isoform X2, with product MRCFILLLLFCHVSSPVKHSLRYFLTASSGVPNFPELLGAILVDDVLVAYCDSNINMVEPKQDWGKKINENYPQHFERYTHECLEVQPHFFKATIDNFSQRYNQTEDVHILQQYFGCEWDDETGETTGFNQFGYNGEDFLALDLKTWMWIAPKPWAVSTKLKWDADEARMTYNDHNLNQMIPEWLKMYLAVGKSSLLRTERPSVSLLQKSPSSPVSCHATGFYPDRAMMFWRKDGEEIHEDVDLGEILPNHDGSFQMSVDLNVSSVTPEDWSRYECVFHLSGVKDDIITKLDKAAIRTNWVSPSEFPAVVGVVVGLLLLTVCITGLFIWRRNNNKGFRRANFIDAALN
- the LOC121957483 gene encoding major histocompatibility complex class I-related gene protein-like isoform X1, which encodes MRCFILLLLFCHVSSPVKHSLRYFLTASSGVPNFPELLGAILVDDVLVAYCDSNINMVEPKQDWGKKINENYPQHFERYTHECLEVQPHFFKATIDNFSQRYNQTEDVHILQQYFGCEWDDETGETTGFNQFGYNGEDFLALDLKTWMWIAPKPWAVSTKLKWDADEARMTYNDHNLNQMIPEWLKMYLAVGKSSLLRTERPSVSLLQKSPSSPVSCHATGFYPDRAMMFWRKDGEEIHEDVDLGEILPNHDGSFQMSVDLNVSSVTPEDWSRYECVFHLSGVKDDIITKLDKAAIRTNWVSPSEFPAVVGVVVGLLLLTVCITGLFIWRRNNNKGFRRANYLPPLPPSSVIDAALN